One segment of Leptospirillum ferrooxidans C2-3 DNA contains the following:
- a CDS encoding type IV secretory system conjugative DNA transfer family protein, producing MKNRLAMSFLALSLCLSPKIAFAAGLPSGANSRQTLPTIGQAEHPVKPDDKLRKRALRQSAQKKAALSWGAQTGYARKTSLRNRWLRKESFLLDRVFSFRPFLSTDEHVLLPSVDIGKRAFKLEDRTSSDSTLVSYRIHEPARIISIPPTFRDYLILSPGTPKKVNSLLLPKNLKEKKLWKKWTDRGWNAGERLSDQAFRIGMRRLVRAIEGRIRFYELTLAGQIDRPTWARSPAATLRTGEVLEIGDTVLRITRPARFTASKHWKPLEVKEEEEK from the coding sequence ATGAAAAATAGGCTTGCCATGTCGTTCCTTGCTCTTTCCCTTTGCCTTTCGCCAAAAATCGCATTTGCCGCCGGATTGCCTTCCGGGGCGAATTCCCGCCAGACGCTGCCGACCATCGGACAGGCCGAACATCCAGTAAAGCCGGACGACAAGCTCCGGAAGCGGGCGCTTCGCCAGTCGGCCCAAAAAAAAGCGGCCTTGTCGTGGGGCGCCCAGACCGGGTATGCCAGAAAAACTAGTCTTCGGAACCGTTGGCTCAGGAAGGAGTCATTCCTCCTCGACCGGGTCTTCAGCTTCCGGCCGTTTCTGTCCACGGATGAGCATGTGCTTCTGCCTTCGGTCGATATCGGGAAGAGGGCATTCAAGCTTGAAGACAGAACCTCATCGGACTCGACGCTCGTGTCCTATCGCATTCATGAGCCGGCCAGGATTATTTCCATTCCTCCCACCTTCCGGGATTATCTGATCCTTTCTCCCGGGACGCCTAAAAAGGTCAATTCCCTTCTCCTTCCCAAAAATTTGAAGGAGAAAAAACTTTGGAAAAAATGGACGGACAGGGGATGGAATGCCGGCGAGCGACTCTCCGATCAGGCGTTCCGGATTGGAATGCGACGGCTTGTCAGGGCGATCGAGGGAAGAATCCGTTTTTATGAACTGACGCTCGCCGGCCAGATCGACCGGCCTACCTGGGCACGATCTCCGGCCGCCACGCTTCGGACGGGTGAAGTTCTCGAAATAGGGGACACGGTTCTCCGGATTACGAGACCGGCCCGGTTTACCGCATCGAAGCACTGGAAACCGTTAGAAGTGAAGGAGGAGGAAGAAAAGTGA
- the parM gene encoding ParM/StbA family protein: protein MPEPSISAKEDHSDPQAIDVGIDDGYAAVKVAWYDPSGAIRTLSIPSLTRQGSLGVGSFGENGTVGGYETDGIVYTVGPDIGGSETRIPDYNLSRTARVLAHHALVQAGFGGKAVRIASGLPLNRYFNGGKKDEERVEQKVWNFAQPVRRLDGGQPARIVAHKVFAQGLTAAVDWFVEGKNPRSHKGKIGIVDIGGQTIDISVVWLDQKGELMTNRDNLVTEDIGVLDVHKILKRQIMSIHKVDHVSSEDLDRALTTGSIWIWTKDHSVQDEIAAAVRSVGEQLEAPILSAFGKEISSLESILFVGGGSYLFRDLVSMFPNAVTPHQPEFANARGLLKALSMRKEA, encoded by the coding sequence ATGCCTGAACCATCCATTTCTGCTAAGGAGGATCATTCCGATCCGCAAGCTATTGATGTGGGGATCGATGATGGATACGCCGCCGTCAAGGTCGCCTGGTACGACCCGAGCGGGGCGATCCGGACCCTGTCCATTCCTTCCCTTACCCGTCAAGGATCCCTGGGAGTTGGGTCTTTTGGAGAGAACGGAACCGTTGGAGGGTACGAAACGGATGGGATTGTTTACACCGTAGGGCCAGATATCGGCGGTTCCGAAACGAGAATTCCTGACTACAACCTGTCGAGAACTGCGCGGGTATTGGCTCATCATGCCCTTGTTCAGGCCGGATTCGGCGGAAAAGCCGTCCGCATCGCCTCGGGACTCCCTCTCAACCGGTATTTCAATGGAGGAAAAAAAGACGAGGAAAGGGTTGAGCAAAAAGTCTGGAACTTTGCCCAGCCGGTTCGCCGACTGGATGGAGGACAACCGGCGAGAATCGTTGCCCACAAAGTATTTGCCCAGGGGTTGACGGCGGCTGTCGACTGGTTTGTCGAGGGGAAAAACCCCCGTTCGCACAAAGGAAAGATCGGAATCGTCGATATCGGCGGTCAGACCATCGATATTTCTGTGGTCTGGCTTGACCAGAAAGGAGAGTTGATGACGAACCGCGACAACCTGGTGACCGAGGATATCGGGGTGCTCGATGTCCACAAGATCCTGAAACGCCAAATCATGAGTATTCACAAGGTTGACCACGTTTCCTCCGAAGACCTGGACAGGGCTTTGACCACGGGAAGCATCTGGATCTGGACAAAGGATCACTCCGTCCAGGATGAAATTGCCGCGGCTGTCCGCTCGGTCGGAGAGCAGCTTGAAGCGCCGATCCTTTCCGCATTTGGAAAAGAAATATCGAGTTTGGAAAGCATCCTTTTTGTCGGGGGTGGAAGCTACCTCTTTCGGGATCTGGTGTCGATGTTTCCCAACGCGGTCACCCCGCACCAGCCAGAATTCGCCAACGCCCGGGGTCTTCTCAAGGCCCTGTCCATGAGAAAGGAAGCTTGA
- a CDS encoding EAL domain-containing protein — protein MSYSFEESLSGSCLHWQPIVDLKTGRTVGAEALFRPLAGTPVEMLIQIERTGEWEEFTRWEMEQVASDLSEIPPGEEPFLAFFNLSPRQCMSSFLFPWLSRFPSRIVPVIEVLEESLEPSELSVLVEAKRRGFGIAIDDFGTGHSNISRLLDLSVDFVKIDRKLIQATDRNDRNLVEGVVRAIGRTEISILGEGLETEAHVHFAGKIGCASGQGWFYGKPVPIEEFSRGLTRGKLKKNALFGIVSENGINGIHNYQAGRKTD, from the coding sequence ATGTCCTATTCGTTCGAGGAATCTCTTTCGGGATCTTGTCTGCACTGGCAACCCATTGTCGATCTCAAAACCGGACGAACCGTCGGAGCGGAAGCCCTATTCCGGCCTCTGGCCGGAACCCCAGTCGAGATGTTGATCCAGATTGAAAGAACGGGAGAGTGGGAAGAGTTCACCAGATGGGAAATGGAACAGGTCGCATCCGATCTCTCTGAGATCCCTCCTGGGGAAGAACCTTTTTTGGCCTTCTTCAATCTTTCGCCCAGGCAATGCATGTCTTCGTTTCTTTTCCCCTGGCTGTCCCGTTTCCCCTCCCGGATCGTGCCAGTTATCGAAGTACTGGAGGAATCTCTTGAACCATCCGAGTTATCGGTTCTTGTCGAGGCGAAACGTAGGGGATTCGGAATTGCGATTGATGATTTTGGGACAGGACATTCCAATATCTCAAGACTTCTGGACCTGTCCGTCGACTTCGTGAAAATTGACCGTAAACTCATTCAGGCAACGGATAGAAATGACAGGAATCTTGTCGAAGGCGTTGTGCGAGCAATTGGGAGGACTGAGATCAGTATTCTGGGGGAAGGACTCGAAACCGAGGCACATGTCCATTTTGCGGGAAAGATCGGATGCGCTTCGGGGCAAGGCTGGTTTTACGGAAAACCGGTACCAATCGAAGAATTTTCCCGAGGACTGACCAGGGGAAAATTGAAAAAAAACGCTCTCTTCGGTATCGTTAGCGAAAATGGAATTAATGGTATTCATAACTACCAAGCTGGGAGAAAAACGGATTGA
- a CDS encoding DotD/TraH family lipoprotein (Members of this family include DotD of type IVB secretion systems and TraH of plasmid conjugative plasmid systems, both lipoproteins.), which produces MTWKDWCRCCLWTSILVGVSVMMTGCASSSVSFKQKVTSILQDDSAPKILSIAALRISRDWDRLLAYQSHLPPQSLGISRVQKTGTMGRRLTLKYVGPVEPFLRHLGKTARWKLSVIGKRPASQPMIEIRSKKEPLYDILRDAGVQITPAAWIVLRPEGREIDLIYPPPIPSRTSKTQEGRVYEK; this is translated from the coding sequence ATGACCTGGAAGGATTGGTGCAGGTGTTGTTTATGGACAAGTATTCTGGTGGGGGTGTCTGTAATGATGACCGGCTGCGCATCATCGTCTGTCTCTTTCAAACAAAAGGTCACATCCATCCTCCAGGACGACTCCGCACCGAAGATCCTGTCCATTGCCGCCTTGCGCATCTCCCGGGACTGGGACCGTCTTCTGGCGTACCAGAGCCATCTTCCTCCGCAATCTCTTGGAATCTCCCGTGTTCAGAAAACGGGAACGATGGGACGACGATTGACCCTCAAATATGTCGGACCGGTGGAGCCCTTCCTCCGGCATCTCGGAAAAACCGCCCGATGGAAACTTTCGGTGATTGGCAAGAGACCGGCGTCCCAACCCATGATCGAAATACGGTCGAAAAAAGAGCCTCTTTACGACATCCTTCGGGATGCCGGCGTGCAGATAACACCTGCGGCCTGGATTGTTCTTCGGCCCGAGGGTCGGGAGATCGACCTGATCTATCCGCCACCCATTCCCTCTCGAACGAGCAAAACGCAAGAAGGGCGGGTTTATGAAAAATAG
- a CDS encoding type IV pilus twitching motility protein PilT encodes MSLPLPELRDPVRHDRDSLDSLLRTLVSVGASDILLVSESPVRAYLRGRWETVGTRAVKTHELADILNAIDMANASSMVASGTARNIAYEVSLGSRESRLRFRVNATGTRRSGPRDLKIVLRSIPDVPPTLESMGLPPELVAALFPLDGLVGVAGATGSGKSTLLAANLREKLERGGCHIATAEAPIEFVYDKVETRETGIIVQSEVPTHHPSFGKAVEEMLRQKPDVILVGESRDAETISNTVLACQTGHTAYTTIHTNGVGETIGRMAEAFPGPERDAVASKILAAMRVLVHQRLIRKADGSGRVAVREWLVFDRDIKRTLMASPWSNWPFLIGDILVKRGQSASQDARRVYEAGLIAEDSLLAIEGGA; translated from the coding sequence GTGAGTCTTCCTCTTCCCGAACTTCGCGATCCGGTCCGGCATGACCGGGACAGTCTCGATTCCTTGCTCAGAACCCTCGTATCGGTCGGGGCCTCGGACATCCTTCTGGTTTCCGAATCCCCCGTCCGGGCCTATCTCCGGGGACGATGGGAGACGGTCGGAACGAGAGCGGTCAAGACCCACGAACTCGCGGACATCCTGAACGCCATCGACATGGCGAACGCGTCTTCGATGGTGGCTTCGGGAACGGCTCGAAATATCGCCTACGAAGTCTCCTTGGGGAGCAGGGAGTCCCGTTTGAGGTTCAGGGTCAATGCGACGGGAACCCGGCGGTCCGGTCCCCGGGATCTGAAGATCGTTCTCCGGAGCATCCCTGACGTGCCTCCGACGCTCGAATCGATGGGGCTTCCTCCGGAACTTGTGGCTGCGCTTTTCCCCCTGGACGGGCTGGTGGGCGTGGCCGGCGCCACGGGATCCGGAAAAAGCACGCTCCTGGCGGCCAACCTTCGTGAAAAGCTCGAACGGGGCGGGTGCCATATCGCCACCGCGGAAGCGCCCATCGAATTTGTCTACGACAAGGTCGAGACTCGGGAAACCGGAATTATCGTCCAGAGCGAGGTTCCCACCCATCACCCTTCCTTTGGCAAGGCCGTGGAGGAGATGCTCCGGCAAAAGCCGGATGTGATCCTGGTCGGCGAATCACGAGACGCGGAGACGATCTCGAACACGGTATTGGCTTGTCAGACCGGGCATACCGCCTATACGACGATCCACACCAACGGAGTGGGAGAAACCATCGGACGCATGGCGGAGGCCTTTCCCGGTCCAGAGCGGGATGCTGTGGCTTCCAAGATCCTTGCCGCCATGAGGGTTCTGGTTCACCAGAGGTTGATCCGGAAAGCCGACGGTTCCGGACGGGTGGCTGTTCGGGAATGGCTCGTGTTCGACCGGGACATCAAAAGAACTCTCATGGCCTCACCCTGGTCCAACTGGCCGTTTCTGATCGGCGATATTCTTGTGAAACGGGGACAAAGTGCCTCCCAGGATGCCCGGCGTGTCTATGAGGCTGGTCTGATTGCCGAAGATTCCCTTCTGGCGATTGAGGGAGGCGCCTGA
- the icmT gene encoding IcmT/TraK family protein produces the protein MWRWASGVPRLGPVDARAGVALLIFFFHMRLWTLGVAFLGVAFFGLLERFGLTLPVAWRVLLRLLSGPVVWPEHPMKPVYRFYREY, from the coding sequence ATGTGGAGATGGGCCTCCGGAGTTCCCCGTCTCGGTCCGGTCGACGCCCGGGCCGGGGTCGCGCTCCTGATTTTCTTTTTTCATATGCGGCTCTGGACGCTGGGAGTCGCGTTTCTTGGCGTGGCATTTTTTGGACTTCTTGAACGATTCGGCCTGACATTGCCGGTCGCCTGGCGTGTTCTTCTTCGGCTTCTCTCCGGCCCGGTTGTCTGGCCGGAACATCCGATGAAACCTGTGTACCGGTTCTACCGGGAATATTGA
- a CDS encoding PDDEXK family nuclease — translation MSIELGLWRIDDKLQPIHFEPMESESRLEDILAKNIGILAPELMVIGRQVRTSFDKVIDILAIDITGNLSVIELKKEKTPRNIVAQVLDYGSWISTLHDEDIANIHNNYLKRYFPEKQLQSINENFCRYFNVKTMPDELNQSHQLIIVASFLDPSTERIVDYLAEQYKVDIKTIFFRFFKDGESEYLARVWSGEPIISSNSTDSESRKWNGEYYVSFGGNDKNRDWEEAIKYGFISAGGGAWYSNTLQMLAPGARIWVNIPGTGYVGVGRVISPAVPVENFRVKDEPIISLPLNIAKSNRSDVFPDSAEYLVGVDWIKTVPLAEAVKEKGFFGNQNSVARPTDPKWNNTIERLRQRFGVTS, via the coding sequence ATGTCCATTGAACTAGGTCTTTGGCGTATTGATGACAAACTCCAGCCGATTCATTTTGAGCCAATGGAGTCAGAGTCGCGATTAGAAGACATTCTTGCCAAGAATATCGGCATTCTTGCTCCAGAGCTTATGGTAATTGGACGTCAGGTAAGGACCTCATTCGATAAAGTAATCGACATTTTAGCCATAGATATTACTGGCAACTTAAGTGTTATTGAACTCAAGAAAGAAAAAACTCCCCGTAATATCGTTGCTCAGGTGCTTGACTATGGCTCATGGATTTCCACTCTCCACGACGAAGACATCGCCAACATACACAACAATTATTTGAAGCGTTATTTTCCTGAAAAACAGCTACAATCCATTAACGAAAATTTCTGTCGGTATTTTAATGTCAAGACTATGCCTGATGAACTGAACCAAAGCCACCAGTTAATCATTGTTGCTTCCTTTCTCGATCCAAGCACCGAAAGGATTGTCGATTATCTTGCCGAGCAATATAAAGTTGATATCAAAACTATTTTTTTCCGCTTTTTCAAAGATGGGGAGAGTGAATATTTGGCCAGAGTCTGGTCGGGAGAACCCATCATAAGTAGCAATTCGACTGATTCCGAATCACGAAAATGGAATGGAGAGTATTACGTATCCTTTGGCGGAAATGATAAAAACCGGGATTGGGAAGAGGCCATAAAATATGGATTCATATCGGCCGGAGGAGGAGCTTGGTATAGTAATACCTTACAAATGCTTGCTCCCGGTGCTCGGATTTGGGTCAATATCCCAGGAACTGGTTACGTTGGAGTTGGGAGGGTTATCAGTCCTGCTGTTCCCGTTGAAAATTTTCGAGTCAAAGATGAACCTATCATTAGTCTTCCCCTCAATATTGCTAAGTCGAACCGGTCTGATGTGTTTCCTGATTCAGCTGAATATCTGGTTGGGGTGGATTGGATCAAAACAGTCCCTTTAGCAGAAGCCGTTAAGGAAAAAGGATTCTTCGGGAATCAAAATAGTGTTGCTCGCCCCACAGATCCAAAATGGAATAATACGATTGAACGGTTACGGCAAAGATTTGGCGTGACATCATAA